Proteins encoded by one window of Thunnus thynnus chromosome 3, fThuThy2.1, whole genome shotgun sequence:
- the LOC137180328 gene encoding E3 ubiquitin-protein ligase TRIM39-like, with amino-acid sequence MSAGSCLRSEDQFLCCICLDVFTDPVTTSCGHNFCKNCITEHWNSNDQYLCPMCNKVFYTKPELHINTLLTEMVSQFREEAQQKASSSSSEQQAAKPGEVPCDVCTGTKLKALKSCLVCLTSYCETHLEPHLTASRLKRHQLMDPVENLEDRMCMKHDKPLELFCKTDQECVCMLCSVLDHKTHEFVPLKEEYEGKKAELGKTEAEIQQMIQKRRLKIEEMERSINFSKGNADREKAGVQVFITLKESVERSLNELIETIEEKQRTTEKQAEDFIKELEQEISELMKRSSEVKQLSRSEDHLHLLQNFPSLKAAPPTKDWTEVSVRPPSYEGTVVRAVTQLEKTLSKEMNKLFEAELKRVQQYAVDVTLDPDTAHPYLILSDDEKQVNHRDVKKNLPNNPKRFSLCPCVLGKQSFSSGRFYFEVQVKGKTDWDLGVARESINRKGQITVRPQYGYWTIVMRNGNEYKAGNNPPVVLSLKSQLQKVGVFVDYEEGLVSFYDVDAAALIFSFTGCSFTEKLYPYFCPGPNYGGKNSAPLIICPVNQTE; translated from the coding sequence ATGTCTGCTGGCAGCTGTCTGCGATctgaagatcagtttctgtgctgcatctgtctggatgtgttcactgatccagtcaccacatcatgtggacacaacttctgcaaaaactgcatcactgaacACTGGAACAGTAATGACCAGTACCTGTGTCCCATGTGTAATAAGGTTTTCTACACAAAACCTGAGCTTCACATCAACACATTGCTCACTGAGATGGTTTCTCAGTTCAGAgaggaagctcaacagaaagccagcagcagcagctcagagcaacaagctgccaaaccaggagaagttccctgtgacgtctgtactggaaccaaactgaaggccctgaagtcctgtctggtgtgtctgacctcctactgtgagactcacctggagcctcatctgacagcttcacgtctgaaaagacatcagctgatggaccctgtggagaacctggaagacaggatgtgtatgaagcacgataaacctctggagctgttctgtaagACCGACCAGGAatgtgtctgcatgctctgctctgttttagaccacaagacacatgagtttgttcctctgaaagaagaatatgaaggaaagaaggcagagctggggaagacagaggctgaaattcagcagatgatTCAGAAGAGACGACTGAAGATTGAAGAGATGGAACGATCAATCAACTTCAGCAAAGgaaatgcagacagagagaaagcaggtGTTCAGGTCTTCATCACTCTGAAGGAGTCTGTTGAGAGAAGCCTGAATGAGCTCATTGAGACGattgaagagaagcaaagaacgacagagaaacaggctgaagacttcatcaaagagctggaacaggaaatctctgagctgatgaagagaagctctgaggtgaagcagctctcacgctctgaagaccacctccacctcctccaaaacttCCCGTCCCTGAAAGCTGCTCCACCCACCAAAGATTGGACAGAGGTCAGCGTCCGTCCACCATCATATGAGGGGACTGTGGTGAGAGCTGTGACTCAGCTGGAGAAGACgctcagtaaagagatgaaCAAGCTGTttgaggctgagctgaagagggtccagcagtatgcagtggatgtgactcttgatcctgatacagcacatccttatctcatcctgtctgatgatgagaAACAAGTAAATCATCGTGATGTGAAGAAGAATCTCCCAAACAACCCAAAGAGATTTTCTCTTTGTCCCTGTGttttaggaaagcagagtttctcttcaggcagattttactttgaggttcaggttaaaggAAAGACTGACTGGGATTTAGGAGTGGCCAGAGAGTCGATCAACAGGAAGGGACAAATCACAGTGAGACCTCAGTATGGTTACTGGACTATAGTgatgagaaatggaaatgagtacAAAGCTGGTAATAACCCTCCAGTCGTTCTCTCTCTGAAGTCTCAGCttcagaaggtgggggtgtttgtggattatgaggagggtctggtctccttttatgacgtagatgctgcagctcttatcttctcctttactggctgctccttcactgagaaactctaccCATACTTCTGTCCTGGTCCTAATTATGGTGGTAAAAATTCCGcccctctgatcatctgtcctgtcaatcaaactgagtAG
- the LOC137180329 gene encoding E3 ubiquitin-protein ligase TRIM21-like: protein MSAASCLRSEDQFLCSICLDVFTDPVTTSCGHNFCKNCITEHWNSNDQYLCPICKKVFKTRPELHVNTLFSEVVSQFRQEAQQKASSSSSEQQAAKSGEVPCDVCTGTKLKALKSCLVCLTSYCETHLEPHLTVSGLKRHQLMDPVENLEDRMCMKHDKPLELFCKTDQTCVCMLCPILDHKTHEFVPLKEEYEGKKAELGKTEAEIQQMIQKRRLKIQEIKHSVDLSKEDADREKAEGVQVFIALMESVERSLNELIEMIEEKQRTTEKQAEDFIKELEQEISELMKRRSEVKQLSRSEDHLHLLQNFPSLKAAPPTKDWTEVSVCPPSYEGTVVRAVTQLEETLSKEMNKLLGEAELKRVQQYAVDVTLDPDTAHPELILSDDGKQVNHGDVRKNLPDNPERFTRYTDVLGKQSFSSGRFYFEVQVKGKTDWDLGVARESINRKGQITLSPEDGNWTIWLRNGNEYSACNDPSVCLSLKSQLQKVGVFVDYEEGRVSFYDVDAAALIYSFTGCSFTEKLYPYFSPSLNDGGKNSAPLIICPVNQTE from the coding sequence atgtctgctgccagctgtctgcgatctgaagatcagtttctgtgctccatctgtctggatgtgttcactgatccagtcaccacatcatgtggacacaacttctgcaaaaactgcatcactgaacACTGGAACAGTAATGACCAGTACCTGTGTCCCATCTGTAAAAAGGTTTTCAAAACAAGACCTGAGCTTCACGTCAACACATTGTTCTCTGAGGTTGTTTctcagttcagacaggaagctcaacagaaagccagcagcagcagctcagagcaacaagctgccaaatcaggagaagttccctgtgacgtctgtactggaaccaaactgaaggccctgaagtcctgtctggtgtgtctgacctcctactgtgagactcacctggagcctcatctgACAGTTTCAGGCctgaaaagacatcagctgatggaccctgtggagaacctggaagacaggatgtgtatgaagcacgataaacctctggagctgttctgtaagaccgaccagacatgtgtctgcatgctctgCCCTATTTTAGACCACAAGACACATGagtttgttcctctgaaagaagaatatgaaggaaagaaggcagagctggggaagacagaggctgaaattcagcagatgatccagaagagaCGACTGAAGATTCAAGAGATCAAACACTCAGTTGACCTCAGTAaggaagatgcagacagagagaaagcagaaggtgTTCAGGTCTTCATCGCTCTGATGGAGTCTGTTGAGAGAAGCCTGAATGAGCTCATTGAGATGattgaagagaagcaaagaacgacagagaaacaggctgaagacttcatcaaagagctggaacaggaaatctctgagctgatgaagagaagatctgaggtgaagcagctctcacgctctgaagaccacctccacctcctccaaaacttcccatccctgaaagctgctccacccaccaaagactggacagaggtcagcGTCTGTCCACCATCATATGAGGGGACTGTGGTGAGAGCTGtgactcagctggaggagacgctcagtaaagagatgaaCAAGCTGCTCGGtgaggctgagctgaagagggtccagcagtatgcagtggatgtgactcttgatcctgatacagcacatcctgaactcatcctgtctgatgatggaAAACAAGTAAATCATGGTGATGTGAGGAAGAATCTCCCAGACAACCCAGAGAGATTTACACGTTATACTGATGttttaggaaagcagagtttctcttcaggcagattttactttgaggttcaggttaaagggAAGACTGACTGGGATTTAGGAGTGGCCAGAGAGTCCATCAACAGGAAGGGACAAATCACACTCAGTCCTGAGGATGGTAACTGGACTATATGgttgagaaatggaaatgagtacAGTGCTTGTAATGACccttcagtctgtctctctctgaagtctcagcttcagaaggtgggggtgtttgtggattatgaggagggtcgggtctccttttatgacgtagatgctgcagctcttatctactcctttactggctgctccttcactgagaaactctaccCATACTTCAGTCCTAGTCTGAATGATGGTGGTAAAAACTCCGcccctctgatcatctgtcctgtcaatcaaactgagtAG